A window of Deltaproteobacteria bacterium genomic DNA:
TCGCCCCCGGCGCGCCGCGCGCGGCCGACACGGCGCTGGCGGCCTACGCGCTCGGCTCGCTCGCCCTGCCCTACTCGATCCTGTTTTACTCGCATCAAGTCGCCGCGGCCCTGTGCGGCGCGAGCTTCGCGTGCGCGATCGCGCTGGCGCGCACGCCCGACCTGCGCCGGCCCGGCCGGTGGGCCGCCGCGACCGGTGCCCTCGCCGGGCTCGCGGTGCTCGTCGACTACCAGGCGGCGATCGCCGGCCTCGCGGTCGGGCTGTACCTGCTGGCGCGCGCGCCGCGCCGATGGCGCCATGCCGCGCTCGCGCTCGCCGGCGCCGCGCCGGCCGCGGCGGCGCTGGCCGCGTATCACACCGCGTGCTTCGGCGCGCCGTGGCGCACCGGCTACGCGTTCGCGCCGGACCCGGCGCATGCCCGCGGCGTGCTCGGCATCGTCGGTCCGAACGCGCGCGCGATGGCCAACGCGCTCGTCGCGCCCGACAACGGCCTGCTGTGGCTCAGCCCGTGGGTCGCGCTCGCCGTCGCCGGCGCGGTCGCGATCGCGCGCGACGGGGCCGCCCGCCGCCGCGTCGGCGCCGAGGCCGCCGTGTGCGCGGCGGTCGTCGCGGCGTACGTGCTGTTTCTCGGATCCACCGTGCCGGAGTTCGGCCGCGGCGGCTGGAGCGTCGGACCGCGCTACATCGCCGCCGCGATCCCGTTTGCCGGCTGGCTCGCGGCGGCGGGGCTCGCGGCGGTCGACCGCCGGCCCGCGATCGCGACGGTGGCGCTGGCGCTCGTGTGGATCGGCGTCGCCGTCTACGTGCTGGCCGCGTCGACGTTCCCGCACTGGCCGTGGCCGAACTTCACGAACCCGCTGCGGTCGGTATCGATGCGGTTGGTCGCCGAGGGCATGGCGCCGTACTCGGCCGGCACGCTGCTGGGTTTGCGCGGCATCGCCGCCTACCTGCCCGCGTTCGCCGGCGCGGCCGCGGTGACCGCCGCGCTGACCGCCGGCCGCGACCGGCACCGGTGGCGGCGCACCGCGATCGCCGCCGCCCTCGCCGCCGCGGCGCTGGTCGGCTACGCGCGGGTGCCCGAGCGCGGTCCGGGCGCCGACCGCGGCTGGCGCTACATCGAGCGGATCTGGGAGCCGCGGTGACCCGGCGCCGCGCGAACGTGGTAACACCAGGCGTTTCATGCGGCTGTCGATCCTGATCCCGGCCTACCAGGAGGAGCGCACCATCGGCGAGGTGCTGCGCCAGGTGTGCGCGGTCGACACCGAGTCGCTCGGCTTCGACAAGGAGATCATCGTGTGCGACGACGGCTCGACCGACCGCACGGTGGCCGAGATCGAGGCCGCGCGCGCGACGGACGACCGCATCGTGCTGGTGCGCCACGAGCGAAACCGGGGCAAGGGCGCGGCGATCCGCACGGCGCTGGCCGCCGCCACCGGCGACTACTGCCTCATCCAGGACGCCGACCTCGAATACGAGGTCACCGACTACCCGCCGATGCTCGAGGCGGTGCGCGCGGGGGCCGACGTGGTCTACGGATCGCGGTTCCTCGCCAAGGCGCGGCCCGACGGCATGCGCCTGCCCAACTACGTCGCCAACCGCATCCTCACGACCACGGCGAACCTGCTGTACGGCGTGGGGATCACCGACGAGGCCACCTGCTTCAAGATCTTTCGGACCGACCTTCTGCGCGAACTCGACCTCGAATGCGAGGG
This region includes:
- a CDS encoding glycosyltransferase family 2 protein; protein product: MRLSILIPAYQEERTIGEVLRQVCAVDTESLGFDKEIIVCDDGSTDRTVAEIEAARATDDRIVLVRHERNRGKGAAIRTALAAATGDYCLIQDADLEYEVTDYPPMLEAVRAGADVVYGSRFLAKARPDGMRLPNYVANRILTTTANLLYGVGITDEATCFKIFRTDLLRELDLECEGFEFCPEVTAKVGKRGIRIVEVPIAYTARDHADGKKVRWTDGFEAMWVLVKHRLRR